Within the Halomonas sp. HL-93 genome, the region AGTGCGTTTTGGTGGGCTTAGAGGGTGAGCCGGTGTGGTTTGGCCGCCGTATGGACGCCAATGGCGCGCTGCGCACCTGCTGGATCGACCCTGATAACATCACCTACTATCCGGATTATTATGTGCAGAATCCGGACATGCACCCGATGGAGTATCTGGCCCAGTCGATCATGCCCGACCGCGGCTGGCATACAGGCGTTGTCGGCATGGAAATGGATAACTATTATTTTTCCGCCAAAGCCTACCAGAGTCTGCTGCACGAGCTGCCCCATGCGCGTTTTATGGATGCCAACGCTCTGGTGAACTGGTGCCGGTCGATTAAATCACCGCAAGAAATCAGCTATATGCGCACGGCCGCCAAAATTGTGGAAGGCATGCATACACGTATTCTGGAAGTCATTGAGCCCGGCCTACCCAAAAGCAAGCTGGTGTCAGAGATATACCGCGTGGGCATTGAAGGCTTTGTCGATGAAAACGGCAAAGTGTTTGGGGGGGATTACCCTGCCATTGTGCCCATGTTGCCCACCGGCAAAGACGCCGCTGCGCCGCACTTAACCTGGGACGATACCCCGTTTCGTGAAGGCGAAGGCACGTTTTTTGAGATTGCCGGGGTATTTAAGCGCTATCACGCGCCAATGTCGCGTACGGTATTTCTGGGTAAGCCGCCAATGGATTTTATCCGTGCAGAGTCGGCGCTGCTCGAAGGCATTGATAACGGGTTGGCGGTGGCCAAGCCGGGCAACCGCACGGCGGATATTGCCATGGCGCTGGGTGCTGCCATGGATAAATATGGTTTTGACCGTGGTGGCGCCCGTTGTGGCTATTCGATCGGGCTTTCCTATCCCCCCGATTGGGGTGAGCGCACCATGAGCCTGCGCCCCTCGGATGACACCGTTCTGCGGCCCGGCATGACATTTCATTTTATGCCCGGCTTATGGGTGGAGGACTGGGGCCTGGAAATTACCGAAAGCATCTTAATCACCGAGAGCGGCTGCGAAACGCTGGCCAACTTTCCACGCCAGCTGTTTGTTAAGTAAAAGGAAGACACCATGACGATTCCCTCCAGCCAACAAAGGCCCAGTCCGATTTCGGCCACCGTGGACTTAGACGCTGATGGCGTGCAGCACGGCTTTTTAAAGTTACCTATCTCCACTGATGAATCCGCCTGGGGTGCGGTGATGATCCCGGTCACCGTG harbors:
- the doeA gene encoding ectoine hydrolase DoeA (DoeA (degradation of ectoine A) is also called EutD (ectoine utilization D).), with protein sequence MTQVSLPFTREEYANRLWKVRAEMAGRGIDVLIVSDPSNMAWLTGYDGWSFYVHQCVLVGLEGEPVWFGRRMDANGALRTCWIDPDNITYYPDYYVQNPDMHPMEYLAQSIMPDRGWHTGVVGMEMDNYYFSAKAYQSLLHELPHARFMDANALVNWCRSIKSPQEISYMRTAAKIVEGMHTRILEVIEPGLPKSKLVSEIYRVGIEGFVDENGKVFGGDYPAIVPMLPTGKDAAAPHLTWDDTPFREGEGTFFEIAGVFKRYHAPMSRTVFLGKPPMDFIRAESALLEGIDNGLAVAKPGNRTADIAMALGAAMDKYGFDRGGARCGYSIGLSYPPDWGERTMSLRPSDDTVLRPGMTFHFMPGLWVEDWGLEITESILITESGCETLANFPRQLFVK